The genome window ATCAACGAAATCAATCTGATGCGGCTCGGCCTGCCCTGGGATTACAACCTGAGCGCAATCCAGCTCACGATCGTGATGTCGGGCGTGGTTATCCTGTTCTACTGCTATTTCGGGGGCCTGCTGGCCGTGACCAGCGCGGATGTGCTCTCGTTTCTGATCATCATTCCCCTGGCCGTGCTGATCGTGCCGCTGATCCTGATAAAGCTGGGCTCGGTGAGCTTGGTGTTCAGCACGCCGCCGGCCTACTCCATGCCGGCCGAGAAAAGCATCCTGGGCGAGCCGATCACCGTGTTCTTCGTGCTGATGTGGCTCATTAGCAACATCCACAGCTACAACACCAACCCGATCGTGCAGCGCTACTGGAGCGTACCCAACGAGCGGGAGGCGCGCAAGGTGGCCCTTCTGTGCACGATCCTGTTCGTGTTCGGCATCTCGGTCTGGTCTATCCCGCCGCTGGCCGTACGCCATCTGTATCCCGACCTGGCGAAAGTCTGGACCACGCTGAAAGCACCGGCCGAGGGGGCCTATGTGAGCGCCTGCCTGGCCGTGCTGCCCCACGGGCTGGTCGGGATCATGTTCGCCGCCATTTTCGCCGCCAGCATGAGCTCCATCGACTCGACTCTCAATTTCGTCTCCGGCTTCTTCACCAACGACATCTACCGCAAGACCCTCCGGAAAAATGCCAGTCCCGAGCACCTGCTCAAGGTGGGCCGTCTTTCCACTCTCATCATCGGGATCATCTCGATCCTGCTTGCCCTGGCCATGAGCGCCCGGGGCGGAGCGTTCTCGTGGATGATCCTGATGGACCGGATATTCACCACGCCGATAGTGGTGCCGCTGCTCCTGGGCCTGTTCTTCCCGAAACGTGGCAGCATGGCCGCGCTGGTGGCTTTCAGCGTGACTTTCATCTACAACCTCGTGGTCACGATCTTTTTCAACATGGATTACTCACAGATGATGTTCACCAGCTTTGTGCTGGCCTATATCACATTCTTCGCCGCGGCGGTCCTGATCCCGGACAGCGAGGCCAAGAAAAAAGAGATCCGCGACTTTTTCCGCCTGCTTGACACCCCGGTCCAGGAGAGCACCGAACTGGCCGCGGCCGAGATCGACAAGCTCTCGATGCTGGGCTTCATCGGCAAGCTGGCCACTGCCACCGGGCTGGCGATCTGCGCCATGGTCCTTATCCCCCAGCCCTGGCCCGAGCGGCTCAAGGTCCTGAGCGGCGGCGCGGTGGTGCTGGGCCTGGGCCTGTCCATGCTCTGGAGCGACCGCAAGCAGGCGCGACGGGCCACGTCCAAAGATTGAGACTGCACAGACCATCGGCAAACAATGCGCGGAAGGGGCGGCTGCCTGAAAGGGCCGCCCCTTTCCGTTTCCCCACGCTACACGGGCAGGCTTGACCCCCGCCCAGGCTCGCAGTAAACTTCCTGCATCCCGACCCAAGCCATTGCCGCCACCGCCGACAAGGACTCTACCATGCCCAAGGCCCTGTCCGTTCGCTTTCAGCCGCTGATCGCTCTATCGCTCCTTCTTCTGCTCGTTCCGGCAGCCGCGGTCCTGTGCGACGGGGCGGCGATCCGCACCGACTCCAACCCCACGCGCTGGACCCTGAGCACCGCGCACTCCAGCTACCAGGTGATCCTGGGCGCGGACAGCGTGCTGGCCGCGGGCTGGTTCGGCCCCGTCTCGGGCGCGCGCCTGTTCCAGACCCCGGAGGGGATCCGCCCGGAGGAGGGCGGCACCACTGTGCGCGAGGTGCCCTGCCGCGGCGGCTACCAGGCGCTGACCCCGGCCCTGGAGGTGGTGTTCGAGGACAACGTGCGCGAGCTGGAGCTGGTCTACAGCGGCTCGGCCAGCGGCGAGCTGGAGGGTTGCCCCTTCATCCGTTTCGACCTGCGGGACACTTACTACCCGCTCCAGGTGAGCGAGTACATCCGCGTGCTGCCGAAGCTGGACATGTACGAGAAATGGCTGGTCCTGGAGAACACCGGCAAAAAGAACATCCTGGTCGAGAACGCCCAGTCCGGCTCGCTGATCCTGCCCCCCGGCCAGTACGAGCTGACCCAGCTTTCGGGCGAATGGGGCCGCGAGTTCTACCCCCGCACGAGCCTTCTGACCGCCGGGGTGAAATCGATCTCGATCAACGCGCTCAAGAGCCAGCCCCACGCCCCGTTTTTCCTGCTGCGCCCGGCGGGCGAGCGCGATGAGTTCAACGGCGACACCTGGTTCGGCGAACTGGCCTGGACCGGCAACTGGCGGATCGACTGCGCGGTCAATCCGAACGAGCGGACCCAGGTAACGGGCGGGATCAACTGGTGGAACTCCCACTGGAACCTGGCCCCGGGAGCGAAGTTCGAGACCCCGAAGCTGATCTTCGGGTTCAACCCGGAGGGGCCGGCCGGGGCGAGCCGCAGCCTGCACCGCTACCTGGTGGACCACGTGCTGCCCGGCAACGCCGCCCGCGAGCCGGCCAAAGTGCTCTACAACAGCTGGTACGCCACCGAGTTCCGCGTGAACAGCGCCCAGCAGATCGCCTTGGCGAAAACCGCCGCCGAGCTGGGGGTGGAGCTGTTCGTGATGGATGACGGCTGGTTCCGCGGGCGCAAGGACGACAAGGCCGGCCTGGGCGACTGGAACGTGGACCCGGACAAGTTTCCCCAGGGGCTGGGGCCGCTGATCCAGGCGGTGAACGGCCTGGGGATGGATTTCGGGCTGTGGGTGGAGCCGGAGATGGTGAACCCCAACAGCGACCTCTATCGCGCCCACCCCGACTGGGCCCTGCACACTCCGCACCGCAAGGCCCACACCGGACGCAGCCAGCTGGTGCTGAATCTGGCCCGCGAGGACGTGAAAAAATTTACACTGGAATGGCTGGACAAGCTTCTGAGCGAGAATAACATAAAATTCATCAAGTGGGACATGAACCGCTACGTGAGCGAGGCCGGCTGGCCCGAGGCACCCACTGCAGAGCAGCGCGAGCTGTTCATCCGCTACGCGCGCAACATGCTGGAGATCTGGAGCAGCCTGCGCGCCCGTCACCCGCAGGTGGTGTTCGAGAGCTGCTGTTCGGGCGGCGGGCGGGTCAACCCGCAGATACTGTCCGTGGCCGAGCAGGTCTGGACCAGCGACAACACTGACCCCGGCGACAGGTTGCACATCCAGTACGGGTTCAGCTACGCTTTCCCCGCCCGCAGCATGGTCAACTGGGTGACAGACGAGGAATGGCATAGGAAAGCCACACCGCTCGAGTTCCGTTTTCACTGTGCAATGGCCGGCAACCTGGGCCTGGGAAGCGACCTGAGCCGCTGGGGCGAGGCGGAGAAGGCCCTGGCGAAAAAGATGGTCGCCCGCTACA of bacterium contains these proteins:
- a CDS encoding alpha-galactosidase, which produces MPKALSVRFQPLIALSLLLLLVPAAAVLCDGAAIRTDSNPTRWTLSTAHSSYQVILGADSVLAAGWFGPVSGARLFQTPEGIRPEEGGTTVREVPCRGGYQALTPALEVVFEDNVRELELVYSGSASGELEGCPFIRFDLRDTYYPLQVSEYIRVLPKLDMYEKWLVLENTGKKNILVENAQSGSLILPPGQYELTQLSGEWGREFYPRTSLLTAGVKSISINALKSQPHAPFFLLRPAGERDEFNGDTWFGELAWTGNWRIDCAVNPNERTQVTGGINWWNSHWNLAPGAKFETPKLIFGFNPEGPAGASRSLHRYLVDHVLPGNAAREPAKVLYNSWYATEFRVNSAQQIALAKTAAELGVELFVMDDGWFRGRKDDKAGLGDWNVDPDKFPQGLGPLIQAVNGLGMDFGLWVEPEMVNPNSDLYRAHPDWALHTPHRKAHTGRSQLVLNLAREDVKKFTLEWLDKLLSENNIKFIKWDMNRYVSEAGWPEAPTAEQRELFIRYARNMLEIWSSLRARHPQVVFESCCSGGGRVNPQILSVAEQVWTSDNTDPGDRLHIQYGFSYAFPARSMVNWVTDEEWHRKATPLEFRFHCAMAGNLGLGSDLSRWGEAEKALAKKMVARYKQVRRTIQLGDQYRLRNPFEADRMAVEFVSRDSSEAVVFAFQTLETTKMAGASSRGSTRLTLHGLDPQATYRVDYGEHSEEISGEILMAAGIEPELDGNYSSCMIVLRRLD